From a single Leishmania major strain Friedlin complete genome, chromosome 27 genomic region:
- a CDS encoding conserved hypothetical protein (previous protein_id=AAZ09913.1) encodes MSGSEALNHTPDRFIFVPFRLGEKDVPDWSLCSRYIATYHSSNNTTSVDDAIKSMAAYHNTIVKTCTLHESKRTPNESFIKHTLLRYCRLVGQAQAHLPLHSGHVSKNLKFVWCDSFDESTKYESTNSNSELVSCVYNLAASYVYVAVTQAHTGSMDDVKEAYKHFQNAAGYYEMVTSMLDRLPPDQLTKGDMKRHSLAMLTRLCLAQAHHCAYLKAEETMKGKHDVLSKMAAEAAKQYEDVLSSFKTSVWLTKKAANAKEVEAHLDANVCIFKARAHLHLGVKNEEGEMGVAIAHYRKAKAHLLKLPRMTTQSLTVWVNSIVTSANTAEDKAEKANTSVYFARIPKEVPEPEGLPRSLGTATEHPSFVRFVSTRGEDPFFGIVPAHIAKTVSTWREKQRNLVNVCTAAAAHARKSTQTKLQTLGVVAAIQAMSGEFEGRGRVPEPLRSSILKLREENKSPSGATYSVTDILMSNVNTCSEMYQVADSKLKEVSAELEKDKMTDRRYVEAYGEKMWRAVYPASDQTPDYCTISAAISEHEKGLQQWLVTPFNEAKKTLEENMRNIARLDWPIADLDALMPFVETKEARQQSGKVMELVAKLKELVEAKMRIESEQAAEEKVLHDKLESDDVVFGISSVESTQRSAILEKASKDISDVIEKVNEKVRQERELVPKVEELMEQIGTLQSTDPISAEVQKVSNGLENACSIYQELMKDFASMVQYGSKAVDEIEATLRNAKSYTMSRELQAQEVQSRLDEQIAAKMSQMQDAESQIAESRRRQEILQQQIASLEQQVAQQPAYQYPPSPLLQQPPQPPQQSHQPLYQPPPQQHEYHHMAPAPSAAYQYPPPAMQLPPLQQEPPLPPSYDQVSTMASVPVVQPPPPPPQQTNAYQYPPPSLQQPVNSGCPSYKPPFTL; translated from the coding sequence ATGTCAGGCTCGGAGGCGCTGAATCACACGCCGGACCGGTTTATATTCGTGCCGTTCCGCCTCGGCGAAAAGGACGTCCCGGACTGGTCGCTGTGCTCGCGGTACATTGCCACGTACCACTCGAGCAACAACACGACCTCCGTCGATGACGCCATCAAATCCATGGCGGCATACCACAACACGATCGTGAAGACGTGCACCCTCCATGAGTCGAAGCGGACGCCGAATGAGAGCTTCATCAAGCACACACTGCTGCGTTACTGCCGCCTGGTAGGGCAAGCTCAGGCccatctgccgctgcacagcgGGCACGTGAGCAAAAACCTAAAGTTCGTCTGGTGTGACAGCTTCGATGAATCAACAAAGTATGAGAGCACGAATTCGAACTCGGAGCTGGTGAGCTGCGTGTACAACCTAGCCGCCTCGTACGTGTACGTAGCGGTgacgcaggcgcacacaggGTCCATGGATGATGTGAAGGAGGCGTACAAGCACTTCCAGAACGCTGCCGGCTACTACGAAATGGTCACCTCGATGCTGGATCGTCTGCCACCGGACCAGCTCACGAAGGGCGACATGAAGCGGCACTCACTGGCGATGCTCACGCGGCTGTGTCTCGCCCAGGCTCACCACTGCGCCTACCTCAAGGCAGAGGAGACAATGAAAGGAAAGCACGATGTGCTCTCCAAGAtggccgcggaggcggcgaaacAGTATGAGGACGTTCTCTCGTCCTTCAAGACCTCGGTATGGCTGACGAAGAAGGCTGCCAACGCGAAGGAGGTCGAGGCCCACCTCGATGCCAACGTCTGCATCTTCAAGGCACGCGCCCACCTTCACCTCGGCGTCAAGAATGAAGAAGGTGAGATGGGCGTGGCCATCGCGCACTACCGAAAGGCAAAGGCGCACCTATTGAAGCTGCCCCGCATGACGACGCAGTCGCTGACGGTGTGGGTCAACAGCATCGTCACCAGCGCCAACACCGCCGAGGACAAGGCGGAGAAAGCAAACACGTCCGTCTACTTCGCACGCATTCCGAAGGAAGTACCGGAGCCGGAGGGGTTGCCCCGCTCACTTGGCACCGCAACGGAGCACCCGAGTTTTGTGCGTTTTGTGTCGACGCGCGGCGAAGACCCCTTTTTCGGGATCGTTCCCGCGCACATCGCGAAGACAGTGAGCACCTGGcgcgagaagcagcgcaacCTGGTCAATgtgtgcaccgccgccgccgcccacgcgcGCAAGAGCACGCAGACGAAGTTGCAGACActgggggtggtggcggccatTCAGGCAATGTCTGGCGAGTTCGAGGGTCGCGGCCGCGTGCcggagccgctgcgctcgaGCATTctgaagctgcgcgaggagaacAAGAGCCCAAGTGGGGCCACCTACAGCGTGACCGACATCCTCATGAGCAACGTGAACACGTGCAGTGAAATGTACCAAGTCGCGGATAGCAAGCTGAAGGAGGTGAGCGCGGAGTTGGAGAAGGACAAGATGACAGATAGGCGCTATGTCGAGGCTTATGGGGAGAAGATGTGGCGTGCCGTGTACCCCGCCTCCGACCAAACACCAGACTACTGCACCATCTCGGCCGCCATCAGCGAGCACGAGAAGGGCCTGCAGCAGTGGTTAGTGACGCCGTTCAACGAGGCGAAGAAGACACTAGAGGAGAACATGCGCAACATCGCACGCCTGGACTGGCCGATCGCCGATTTGGACGCGCTGATGCCGTTCGTGGAGACCAAGGAGGCACGCCAGCAGTCAGGCAAGGTCATGGAGTTAGTGGCGAAGCTGAAGGAGTTAGTGGAGGCGAAGATGCGCATTGAGAGCGAGCAAGCGGCAGAGGAAAAAGTGCTGCACGATAAGCTGGAGTCTGACGACGTCGTTTTCGGCATTTCCTCCGTCGAgtcgacgcagcgcagcgcgaTACTGGAGAAGGCCTCCAAAGACATCTCGGACGTGATCGAGAAGGTGAACGAAAAGGTGCGGCAAGAGCGGGAACTGGTTCCCAAGGTCGAGGAGCTGATGGAGCAGATTGGCACTCTACAGAGCACTGACCCTATCTCTGCAGAGGTTCAGAAGGTGTCTAACGGGCTCGAAAACGCTTGCTCCATCTATCAGGAACTCATGAAGGACTTTGCCAGCATGGTGCAGTACGGCTCCAAGGCCGTAGACGAAATCGAGGCCACTCTCAGAAACGCCAAGTCCTACACGATGAGTCGCGAGCTTcaggcgcaggaggtgcagaGCCGTCTGGATGAGCAGATCGCGGCAAAGATGAGCCAGATGCAAGATGCGGAGAGCCAAATCGCCGaatcgcggcggcgccaagAAATCCTACAGCAGCAGATTGCCTCGCTGGAGCAGCaagtggcgcagcagcccgcATACCAGTACCCACCGTCGCCTCTGCTCCAGCAGCCACCtcagccaccgcagcagtcgcaccagccgctgtaccagccgccgccacagcaacaTGAGTACCACCACATGGCCCCAGCACCGTCCGCGGCATACCAGTACCCTCCCCCGGCCAtgcagctgccaccgcttCAGCAGGAGCCGCCTCTTCCGCCGTCGTACGATCAAGTCAGCACCATGGCCTCCGTACCAGtggtgcagccgccaccaccaccaccgcagcagacGAATGCGTACCAGTATCCACCGCCATCACTGCAGCAACCTGTCAACTCAGGCTGTCCCTCGTACAAGCCGCCATTTACACTGTAG